TAGGAATAAGTCATGCTGATAATGAAGAGTTATTAGATGAATTCAAAAGAGTTATAAAAGAAGAATTAAAACCTAAAGATATAATAGTTTCAAATATTGGATCAGCCATAGGAACACATGCAGGTCCTGGTACTATAGCGATATTTTATATGAAATAATAATTATATAATACAAGTTAATGAAATTGAAGATTTAACGTATCATATTAATATTCAAAAAAGTAGGATAATAAATATACTAATAAAAAATACTTCCGTGAAAGCGGAAGTTTTTTTATTATAAGAGTGAAATTGGAATTTAATGTTATTTATTATAAAAATGAGATATAATACAATGAAATATTATTTTGAATATTGAGTAGAGAAAATTGCTGAAATATATATTCTATTTAAAAAAAATGTATATGATATATATGTTTTAAAAAACGCATATTAGAGCTAATAGTTAAAATATAGTCAAAGTTAAACAGTTTAAAGTATAATTATTTGCCGAAAAACAAGAAAGGTCAAGTGAAATTGATAGAATTAAATTATTATTTAAATTAAATTTTAGGAAAGCGTTAAGATAATCATGGTTGTCAAGTGTCGAAATGTTGTGAAAAAAAAATCGAAATACCTATTGATAAATTTATAACTTTTCTTTATAATGTACTTAAGAGATATAAAAAAAATAAATAGTTGCTGGACGAAGAATAAGGGAGAGAGCTATACGCCGCCGAAGGGACAAGTTTTATTTTAACCTAAAAAATAGAATGAAATTCTCAGGCAAAAGGATCTTATTTGGACAGGACTCTGGATTAAACAGAGAAGTGATTCTTAGGATATCACTTCTCTTTTTTTAACTATGTTATACAGAAAATTCTGAAATCTGAAATATACTTTGCACAGGAGATGATATTATATGAAGATAATTACTAATAATTCATTAGTAGTAAAAAAATTTGGTGATAAATATGAAGTAGAGTATATAGAAGGAGATTTTTTGGGAATACTAAATGTTTGTAGAGATTATATACATAATAAATACAAATTATTGACACATCCATTGGCTGGAAGTATAAAGCCGAATGAAACACCATATAAAACTATAATGATAGATAATGTAGATGATTTAGATACTGATTCGCTTTTGCTTATTGAAAAAGCCATAGATACTACTAAAAAATTTCAGAACAATTTTAGAACACCATTATGGACAGATTCAGTATTAGAAGATTTTAAGGTAATAGACTTAGATTTAATAACAAATGTTATTGAGACAGTAAATTATTATGTTAAATAAAAATCTAAACCTATTAAAATACATAATTTAAAATTTTTACAAAATGATGCTAAAAATTTAACGAATTATGACAAATATAACTTAGTTGCTTATGTTAGCAAAAATTTGCTAATTAACAAATATATATTTATATGCAAAATATATGTAAAACCTATTTATATGCAAAATTTTTAAAGGGAGGTTATTTTATGTTATCACTTGATAAAAATATCTTTGAAACAGAAGTTTTAGAAGCAAAAGGGTATATTTTAGTAGATTTCTGGAGTGAAGGCTGTGAACCTTGTAAAGCTTTAATGCCAGATATTGAAAAATTATCTGAAGAATATGCTGATAAAATCAAATTTTGCAAGTTAGATACAACTAAAGCTAGAAGACTTGCTATAAAACAAAAAGTTTTAGGTCTTCCAACAATAGCTATATACAAAGATGGTCA
The window above is part of the Tepidibacter aestuarii genome. Proteins encoded here:
- a CDS encoding GrdX family protein, translated to MKIITNNSLVVKKFGDKYEVEYIEGDFLGILNVCRDYIHNKYKLLTHPLAGSIKPNETPYKTIMIDNVDDLDTDSLLLIEKAIDTTKKFQNNFRTPLWTDSVLEDFKVIDLDLITNVIETVNYYVK
- the trxA gene encoding thioredoxin TrxA; the protein is MLSLDKNIFETEVLEAKGYILVDFWSEGCEPCKALMPDIEKLSEEYADKIKFCKLDTTKARRLAIKQKVLGLPTIAIYKDGQKIEEVTKDDATKENVENMIKKYL